From Toxorhynchites rutilus septentrionalis strain SRP chromosome 2, ASM2978413v1, whole genome shotgun sequence, a single genomic window includes:
- the LOC129770918 gene encoding nematocyst expressed protein 3-like: MFSKLIIAAVLALATAEPAPGQLAAPLAYSAPIAYNAPLAYNLPFAYNAPLSVAAPLAYNAPLLTSVSQQGLLRTAYTQVVGRSYAPSVLTASAPFGYAAPVASPAVRLVPQIAYPATPLAATTFAASPLAGSPLVARALTPAFPIAGAAVAPALLPAAPAFGPAVVRSSGDAPAAASDATPMARSSPSDAPTTASADPSAAPAPAVASARLTALPTPAAAAAAAPFRSYGVPAAPAAVSA, encoded by the exons ATGTTCTCCAAATTG ATTATCGCTGCTGTTTTGGCTTTGGCCACTGCGGAACCAGCTCCTGGACAACTTGCAGCTCCGTTGGCATACAGCGCTCCCATTGCTTACAATGCTCCGTTGGCTTACAACCTACCATTTGCCTATAATGCTCCTTTGTCCGTAGCTGCTCCTCTAGCCTACAATGCTCCTTTGTTAACATCAGTTTCTCAGCAAGGTCTCCTGAGAACCGCCTATACTCAGGTTGTCGGACGTAGCTATGCTCCCTCCGTGCTAACAGCATCCGCGCCATTCGGATATGCCGCTCCAGTTGCATCTCCAGCCGTACGATTGGTACCACAAATCGCTTACCCAGCCACACCATTGGCCGCCACCACTTTCGCCGCTAGTCCTCTGGCTGGCTCTCCACTTGTTGCTAGAGCTCTTACCCCAGCCTTCCCAATTGCTGGCGCTGCTGTTGCTCCTGCTCTGCTTCCAGCCGCTCCGGCTTTTGGACCAGCTGTTGTGAGATCTTCCGGTGATGCACCAGCAGCAGCTTCCGATGCCACTCCAATGGCTAGATCATCACCAAGCGATGCCCCGACGACCGCTAGCGCCGATCCAAGCGCCGCTCCAGCACCAGCTGTAGCATCCGCCAGATTGACAGCCTTGCCAACCCCcgctgccgctgctgctgccgctCCATTCCGCTCATACGGTGTTCCAGCTGCGCCCGCTGCTGTCAGTGCGTAA